A genomic stretch from Triplophysa dalaica isolate WHDGS20190420 chromosome 4, ASM1584641v1, whole genome shotgun sequence includes:
- the vcp gene encoding LOW QUALITY PROTEIN: transitional endoplasmic reticulum ATPase (The sequence of the model RefSeq protein was modified relative to this genomic sequence to represent the inferred CDS: inserted 1 base in 1 codon) — protein sequence MASGGESKNDDLSTAILKQKHRPNRLIVDESINEDNSVVSLSQAKMDELQLFRGDTVLLKGKKRRETVCIVLSDDTCSDEKVRMNRVVRNNLRVRLGDVISIQPCPDVKYGKRIHVLPIDDTVEGITGNLFEVYLKPYFLEAYRPIRKGDIFLVRGGMRAVEFKVVETDPSPYCIVAPDTVIHCEGEPIKREDEEESLNEVGYDDIGGVRKQLAQIKEMVELPLRHPALFKAIGVKPPRGILLYGPPGTGKTLIARAVANETGAFFFLINGPEIMSKLAGESESNLRKAFEEAEKNAPAIIFIDELDAIAPKREKTHGEVERRIVSQLLTLMDGLKQRAHVIVMAATNRPNSIDPALRRFGRFDREVDIGIPDATGRLEILQIHTKNMKLADDVDLEQVANETHGHVGADLAALCXEAALQAIRKKMDLIDLEDETIDAEVMNSLAVTMDDFRWALSQSNPSALRETIVEVPNITWEDIGGLDDVKRELQELVQYPVEHPEKFLKFGMTPSKGVLFYGPPGCGKTLLAKAIANECQANFISIKGPELLTMWFGESEANVREIFDKARQAAPCVLFFDELDSIAKARGGNVGDGGGAADRVINQILTEMDGMSSKKNVFIIGATNRPDIIDPAILRPGRLDQLIYIPLPDEKSRIAILKANLRKSPIAKDVDVDFLAKMTNGFSGADLTEICQRACKLAIRESIENEIRRERERQTNPSAMEVEEDDPVPEIRKDHFEEAMRFARRSVSDNDIRKYEMFAQTLQQSRGFGSFRFPTSNQGGTGPSQGSTGSGGGNIFNEDNDDDLYG from the exons ATGGCTTCGGGTGGAGA ATCCAAAAACGATGATCTTTCCACTGCCATCCTAAAGCAGAAGCACAGGCCGAATAGGTTGATTGTTGATGAGTCCATCAATGAAGACAACAGTGtagtgtctctctctcag GCAAAGATGGATGAGCTGCAGCTCTTTAGAGGAGACACAGTTCTGTTGAAGGGCAAGAAGAGACGGGAGACAGTCTGCATTGTCTTGTCTGATGACACCTGCTCTGATGAGAAGGTGCGCATGAACAGGGTGGTCCGCAACAACCTACGTGTGCGCCTTGGTGATGTCATCAG CATTCAGCCATGCCCAGATGTGAAATATGGAAAGCGCATTCATGTTCTGCCCATCGATGACACAGTTGAAGGCATCACTGGTAACCTGTTTGAGGTCTATCTCAAGCCCTACTTTCTGGAGGCTTACCGCCCTATCCGTAAAG gtgacatttttctgGTGAGAGGTGGCATGCGTGCTGTGGAGTTCAAAGTGGTGGAGACTGACCCCAGCCCATACTGTATTGTGGCCCCAGACACGGTTATCCACTGTGAGGGAGAGCCCATCAAGAGAGAG GATGAGGAAGAGTCTCTGAATGAAGTGGGTTATGATGACATAGGAGGTGTAAGGAAACAGCTCGCCCAGATTAAAGAAATGGTGGAGCTTCCTTTGAGACACCCAGCTCTCTTCAAGGCTATTGGAGTCAAG CCTCCCCGTGGAATTCTGCTGTATGGACCCCCTGGAACTGGAAAGACTCTTATTGCTCGTGCCGTGGCTAATGAAACTGGAGCATTCTTCTTCCTCATCAATG GCCCAGAAATTATGAGCAAACTGGCAGGAGAATCTGAAAGCAATCTGCGTAAAGCTTTTGAAGAAGCAGAGAAGAACGCTCCAGCCATCATTTTCATTGATGAACTCGATGCCATTGCACCCAAAAGAGAGAAG ACTCATGGTGAGGTGGAGAGGCGTATTGTGTCTCAACTGCTCACTCTGATGGACGGGCTGAAGCAGAGGGCTCATGTCATCGTCATGGCAGCCACTAACAGACCAAACAGCATCGACCCAGCTCTCAGGCGATTTG GGCGCTTTGACAGAGAGGTGGACATCGGCATTCCAGATGCTACTGGGAGACTTGAGATCCTTCAGATCCACACCAAAAACATGAAGCTTGCTGATGATGTTGATCTTGAGCAG GTGGCAAATGAGACCCATGGCCATGTGGGTGCTGATCTGGCTGCCCTTT TCGAGGCTGCCCTGCAAGCCATCCGTAAGAAAATGGACCTTATTGATCTGGAGGATGAGACCATTGATGCTGAGGTCATGAACTCCTTGGCTGTTACTATGGATGACTTTAGG TGGGCGCTTAGCCAGAGCAACCCCTCTGCCCTGCGTGAGACTATTGTGGAGGTGCCCAACATCACTTGGGAGGATATTGGGGGTCTTGATGATGTCAAGAGAGAGCTGCAGGAGCTTGTGCAG TACCCAGTGGAGCATCCAGAAAAATTCCTCAAGTTTGGCATGACCCCATCCAAGGGTGTGCTGTTCTACGGGCCACCAGGTTGCGGTAAAACCCTGCTGGCCAAGGCCATCGCCAACGAGTGCCAGGCCAACTTCATCTCAATCAAGGGACCAGAACTTCTCACCATGTGGTTTGGAGAGTCAGAGGCTAATGTCAGAGAGATCTTTGACAAG GCTCGTCAAGCTGCCCCATGTGTGCTGTTCTTTGATGAACTGGACTCCATCGCTAAGGCTCGTGGTGGAAATGTTGGTGACGGAGGCGGTGCCGCTGACAGAGTCATTAACCAGATTCTCACAGAAATGGACGGTATGTCCAGCAAGAAGAACGTCTTCATCATCGGTGCTACCAACAGACCAGACATCATTGACCCTGCCATCCTCAGGCCTGGCCGACTGGACCAGCTCATCTACATCCCACTGCCCGATGAGAAGTCCCGCATTGCGATTCTCAAAGCCAACCTCAGGAAGTCTCCAATCGCTAAG gATGTGGACGTGGACTTTTTAGCCAAGATGACCAATGGCTTTTCAGGTGCTGACTTGACTGAGATTTGTCAGAGAGCCTGTAAACTGGCAATCCGTGAGTCCATTGAGAATGAGATCAGACGGGAACGTGAGAGGCAGACCAACCCTTCTGCAATG gaggtggaggaggatgACCCTGTGCCTGAGATCAGGAAGGATCATTTTGAGGAGGCCATGCGCTTTGCTCGCCGCTCCGTCAGTGACAATGACATCCGCAAATATGAGATGTTCGCACAGACCCTGCAACAAAGCAGAGGCTTTGGCAGTTTCAG ATTCCCAACCAGTAACCAAGGAGGAACTGGACCAAGTCAGGGTTCCACTGGCAGTGGAGGAGGCAACATCTTCAATGAGGACAACGATGATGACCTTTATGGATAA
- the fancg gene encoding Fanconi anemia group G protein isoform X1 has protein sequence MQAPLGRPRLRSVVLSGGRLGVDRWTEENNAIIVRWKQYERELQPMQDVWKRCYSESFKLLRKIQGIPAASERLKLEMTVSYNTFLFSLSLTHPSEIEKNLTCTLLRVLEAAGSQVLSSDPFKLWQVGLQTFGTSVYAPYLHKLLLIQWMLWLMEGQLERILTLLAQTNHKGELLAPVNLQTEIRNLALSMEEDSLLMVARAARDLKDLLHICTVIAHGVEQMNKEKYSEALEAFQEAKDLPSPRRLMAQIHTLTGQSLSKLDQPHCALHFYRKALEVDVSCHSALYQSALVFRKLCNPKAEIEALRLLYSAVQQQSDKCPSSASLVSPDLLLGGEQMTFINRVPSPSLILYTLAHACVLNGCFSDGVEYYLDLLASFQSDSKDLVPTGVGTSFPRIPVVYLEAGFALLKAQKYREVLVICEEVITSTVDFIPDRLLLDLHMENQQTGGPTAVSPDSNAVLENVDFVSWAGAAHLLQAQTYWKLKDTKEAITNFTRAINQLVKVFITQKVKPTDWKQRNLGNTEEMVNRMLTLEAAKGQSLAGRGLCFLEKGQLKEALRDLHLSLQIFPGCRNTEMWLTEVLWRLDRREEASVHWRESYNSTDTTKSKNLPLYLQAWQDDSAFDFCGLKKKIEEHVQAGNVIT, from the exons ATGCAGGCTCCCCTAGGACGGCCTCGTCTGCGGTCGGTGGTGCTCTCCGGTGGAAGACTTGGGG TTGACAGATGGACAGAAGAGAACAACGCCATAATTGTCAGGTGGAAG CAATATGAACGAGAACTTCAACCGATGCAGGATGTTTGGAAACGATGCTATTCAGAAAGCTTTAAACTGCTTCGGAAAATTCAAG GTATACCAGCAGCTTCAGAACGACTCAAACTTGAAATGACAGTCTCATACAACACGTTTTTATTCTCTCTGAGTCTCACCCACCCAAGTGAGATAGAGAAGAATCTCACCTGCACTTTATTAAGAG TATTGGAGGCTGCTGGATCTCAGGTCCTCAGCTCTGATCCGTTTAAGTTGTGGCAGGTTGGTCTGCAGACTTTCGGCACATCGGTCTATGCACCGTATCTCCACAAGCTTCTGTTGATCCAGTGGATGTTATGGCTAATGGAGGGTCAGCTAGAGAGAATTCTTACTCTTCTGGCACAGACAAATCACAAG GGAGAGCTTTTAGCACCTGTGAATCTACAGACAGAGATCAGAAACCTTGCACTGAGCATGGAGGAGGATTCCTTGCTAATGGTTGCCAGGGCTGCAAGAGACCTCAAGGATCTTTTGCACATCTGCACTGTTATTGCTCATG GGGTGGAACAGATGAACAAGGAGAAATATTCGGAGGCTCTTGAAGCTTTTCAGGAGGCTAAAGACCTGCCAAGTCCCAGAAGACTCATGGCACAGATCCACACTCTTACAGGCCAAAGTTTGTCTAAGCTG GATCAGCCCCATTGTGCTCTTCACTTTTATAGGAAGGCTTTGGAAGTAGACGTTTCTTGCCACAGTGCGCTCTATCAAAGTGCACTGGTATTCAGAAAGCTTTGTAATCCAAAAGCAGAAATAGAGGCGCTACGTCTTCTTTATTCT GCTGTACAGCAACAGTCTGATAAATGTCCATCTAGTGCTTCACTGGTCTCTCCAGATTTACTGCTGGGAGGGGAACAGATGACCTTTATTAACAGAGTCCCCTCCCCCTCTCTGATTTTGTACACTTTGGCACATGCATGTGTCCTCAATGGCTG TTTTTCAGATGGTGTTGAGTATTATCTGGATCTCTTGGCATCATTTCAATCGGACAGCAAAGATCTT GTACCTACAGGGGTTGGCACTTCTTTTCCCAGAATCCCAGTGGTCTACCTTGAAGCCGGATTTGCTTTGTTAAAAGCTCAGAAATATAGGGAGGTTCTTGTGATCTGTGAAGAGGTCATTACCAGTACTGTGGACTTCATCCCTGACAGACTGCTGCTTGATCTGCACATGGAAAATCAGCAAACAGGTGGACCAACAGCTGTGAGTCCAGATTCTAATGCTGTGTTAGAAAATGTGGACTTTGTGTCATGGGCTGGTGCAGCCCATCTTCTTCAAGCACAAACTTACTGGAAGCTGAAGGATACCAAAGAGGCAATTACAAATTTTACAAG aGCTATCAATCAACTTGTGAAGGTGTTTATAACGCAGAAAG TTAAACCTACAGACTGGAAACAAAGAAATCTTggaaacactgaagaaatggtCAATAGAATGTTGACTTTAGAAGCAGCAAAAGGACAATCTCTAGCTGGTAGGGGGCTTTGCTTCCTGGAAAAAGGTCAATTGAAAGAGGCATTGAGAGATCTTCATCTCAGTCTACAGATTTTTCCAG GTTGCAGGAACACTGAGATGTGGCTTACTGAAGTCTTATGGAGGCTTGATCGCAGAGAAGAAGCTTCAGTACACTGGAGAGAGAGCTATAATTCTACAGATACCACTAAGTCAAA aAACCTACCACTATATTTGCAAGCATGGCAAGATGATTCAGCTTTTGACTTCTGTGGCCTTAAGAAGAAAATAGAGGAGCACGTTCAAGCCGGCAATGTAATAACATAG
- the fancg gene encoding Fanconi anemia group G protein isoform X2, which translates to MQAPLGRPRLRSVVLSGGRLGVDRWTEENNAIIVRWKQYERELQPMQDVWKRCYSESFKLLRKIQGIPAASERLKLEMTVSYNTFLFSLSLTHPSEIEKNLTCTLLRVLEAAGSQVLSSDPFKLWQVGLQTFGTSVYAPYLHKLLLIQWMLWLMEGQLERILTLLAQTNHKGELLAPVNLQTEIRNLALSMEEDSLLMVARAARDLKDLLHICTVIAHGVEQMNKEKYSEALEAFQEAKDLPSPRRLMAQIHTLTGQSLSKLDQPHCALHFYRKALEVDVSCHSALYQSALVFRKLCNPKAEIEALRLLYSAVQQQSDKCPSSASLVSPDLLLGGEQMTFINRVPSPSLILYTLAHACVLNGCFSDGVEYYLDLLASFQSDSKDLVPTGVGTSFPRIPVVYLEAGFALLKAQKYREVLVICEEVITSTVDFIPDRLLLDLHMENQQTGGPTAVSPDSNAVLENVDFVSWAGAAHLLQAQTYWKLKDTKEAITNFTRAINQLVKVFITQKDWKQRNLGNTEEMVNRMLTLEAAKGQSLAGRGLCFLEKGQLKEALRDLHLSLQIFPGCRNTEMWLTEVLWRLDRREEASVHWRESYNSTDTTKSKNLPLYLQAWQDDSAFDFCGLKKKIEEHVQAGNVIT; encoded by the exons ATGCAGGCTCCCCTAGGACGGCCTCGTCTGCGGTCGGTGGTGCTCTCCGGTGGAAGACTTGGGG TTGACAGATGGACAGAAGAGAACAACGCCATAATTGTCAGGTGGAAG CAATATGAACGAGAACTTCAACCGATGCAGGATGTTTGGAAACGATGCTATTCAGAAAGCTTTAAACTGCTTCGGAAAATTCAAG GTATACCAGCAGCTTCAGAACGACTCAAACTTGAAATGACAGTCTCATACAACACGTTTTTATTCTCTCTGAGTCTCACCCACCCAAGTGAGATAGAGAAGAATCTCACCTGCACTTTATTAAGAG TATTGGAGGCTGCTGGATCTCAGGTCCTCAGCTCTGATCCGTTTAAGTTGTGGCAGGTTGGTCTGCAGACTTTCGGCACATCGGTCTATGCACCGTATCTCCACAAGCTTCTGTTGATCCAGTGGATGTTATGGCTAATGGAGGGTCAGCTAGAGAGAATTCTTACTCTTCTGGCACAGACAAATCACAAG GGAGAGCTTTTAGCACCTGTGAATCTACAGACAGAGATCAGAAACCTTGCACTGAGCATGGAGGAGGATTCCTTGCTAATGGTTGCCAGGGCTGCAAGAGACCTCAAGGATCTTTTGCACATCTGCACTGTTATTGCTCATG GGGTGGAACAGATGAACAAGGAGAAATATTCGGAGGCTCTTGAAGCTTTTCAGGAGGCTAAAGACCTGCCAAGTCCCAGAAGACTCATGGCACAGATCCACACTCTTACAGGCCAAAGTTTGTCTAAGCTG GATCAGCCCCATTGTGCTCTTCACTTTTATAGGAAGGCTTTGGAAGTAGACGTTTCTTGCCACAGTGCGCTCTATCAAAGTGCACTGGTATTCAGAAAGCTTTGTAATCCAAAAGCAGAAATAGAGGCGCTACGTCTTCTTTATTCT GCTGTACAGCAACAGTCTGATAAATGTCCATCTAGTGCTTCACTGGTCTCTCCAGATTTACTGCTGGGAGGGGAACAGATGACCTTTATTAACAGAGTCCCCTCCCCCTCTCTGATTTTGTACACTTTGGCACATGCATGTGTCCTCAATGGCTG TTTTTCAGATGGTGTTGAGTATTATCTGGATCTCTTGGCATCATTTCAATCGGACAGCAAAGATCTT GTACCTACAGGGGTTGGCACTTCTTTTCCCAGAATCCCAGTGGTCTACCTTGAAGCCGGATTTGCTTTGTTAAAAGCTCAGAAATATAGGGAGGTTCTTGTGATCTGTGAAGAGGTCATTACCAGTACTGTGGACTTCATCCCTGACAGACTGCTGCTTGATCTGCACATGGAAAATCAGCAAACAGGTGGACCAACAGCTGTGAGTCCAGATTCTAATGCTGTGTTAGAAAATGTGGACTTTGTGTCATGGGCTGGTGCAGCCCATCTTCTTCAAGCACAAACTTACTGGAAGCTGAAGGATACCAAAGAGGCAATTACAAATTTTACAAG aGCTATCAATCAACTTGTGAAGGTGTTTATAACGCAGAAAG ACTGGAAACAAAGAAATCTTggaaacactgaagaaatggtCAATAGAATGTTGACTTTAGAAGCAGCAAAAGGACAATCTCTAGCTGGTAGGGGGCTTTGCTTCCTGGAAAAAGGTCAATTGAAAGAGGCATTGAGAGATCTTCATCTCAGTCTACAGATTTTTCCAG GTTGCAGGAACACTGAGATGTGGCTTACTGAAGTCTTATGGAGGCTTGATCGCAGAGAAGAAGCTTCAGTACACTGGAGAGAGAGCTATAATTCTACAGATACCACTAAGTCAAA aAACCTACCACTATATTTGCAAGCATGGCAAGATGATTCAGCTTTTGACTTCTGTGGCCTTAAGAAGAAAATAGAGGAGCACGTTCAAGCCGGCAATGTAATAACATAG
- the fancg gene encoding Fanconi anemia group G protein isoform X4, with protein MSVSPCLVDRWTEENNAIIVRWKQYERELQPMQDVWKRCYSESFKLLRKIQGIPAASERLKLEMTVSYNTFLFSLSLTHPSEIEKNLTCTLLRVLEAAGSQVLSSDPFKLWQVGLQTFGTSVYAPYLHKLLLIQWMLWLMEGQLERILTLLAQTNHKGELLAPVNLQTEIRNLALSMEEDSLLMVARAARDLKDLLHICTVIAHGVEQMNKEKYSEALEAFQEAKDLPSPRRLMAQIHTLTGQSLSKLDQPHCALHFYRKALEVDVSCHSALYQSALVFRKLCNPKAEIEALRLLYSAVQQQSDKCPSSASLVSPDLLLGGEQMTFINRVPSPSLILYTLAHACVLNGCFSDGVEYYLDLLASFQSDSKDLVPTGVGTSFPRIPVVYLEAGFALLKAQKYREVLVICEEVITSTVDFIPDRLLLDLHMENQQTGGPTAVSPDSNAVLENVDFVSWAGAAHLLQAQTYWKLKDTKEAITNFTRAINQLVKVFITQKDWKQRNLGNTEEMVNRMLTLEAAKGQSLAGRGLCFLEKGQLKEALRDLHLSLQIFPGCRNTEMWLTEVLWRLDRREEASVHWRESYNSTDTTKSKNLPLYLQAWQDDSAFDFCGLKKKIEEHVQAGNVIT; from the exons ATGTCTGTCTCTCCGTGTTTAGTTGACAGATGGACAGAAGAGAACAACGCCATAATTGTCAGGTGGAAG CAATATGAACGAGAACTTCAACCGATGCAGGATGTTTGGAAACGATGCTATTCAGAAAGCTTTAAACTGCTTCGGAAAATTCAAG GTATACCAGCAGCTTCAGAACGACTCAAACTTGAAATGACAGTCTCATACAACACGTTTTTATTCTCTCTGAGTCTCACCCACCCAAGTGAGATAGAGAAGAATCTCACCTGCACTTTATTAAGAG TATTGGAGGCTGCTGGATCTCAGGTCCTCAGCTCTGATCCGTTTAAGTTGTGGCAGGTTGGTCTGCAGACTTTCGGCACATCGGTCTATGCACCGTATCTCCACAAGCTTCTGTTGATCCAGTGGATGTTATGGCTAATGGAGGGTCAGCTAGAGAGAATTCTTACTCTTCTGGCACAGACAAATCACAAG GGAGAGCTTTTAGCACCTGTGAATCTACAGACAGAGATCAGAAACCTTGCACTGAGCATGGAGGAGGATTCCTTGCTAATGGTTGCCAGGGCTGCAAGAGACCTCAAGGATCTTTTGCACATCTGCACTGTTATTGCTCATG GGGTGGAACAGATGAACAAGGAGAAATATTCGGAGGCTCTTGAAGCTTTTCAGGAGGCTAAAGACCTGCCAAGTCCCAGAAGACTCATGGCACAGATCCACACTCTTACAGGCCAAAGTTTGTCTAAGCTG GATCAGCCCCATTGTGCTCTTCACTTTTATAGGAAGGCTTTGGAAGTAGACGTTTCTTGCCACAGTGCGCTCTATCAAAGTGCACTGGTATTCAGAAAGCTTTGTAATCCAAAAGCAGAAATAGAGGCGCTACGTCTTCTTTATTCT GCTGTACAGCAACAGTCTGATAAATGTCCATCTAGTGCTTCACTGGTCTCTCCAGATTTACTGCTGGGAGGGGAACAGATGACCTTTATTAACAGAGTCCCCTCCCCCTCTCTGATTTTGTACACTTTGGCACATGCATGTGTCCTCAATGGCTG TTTTTCAGATGGTGTTGAGTATTATCTGGATCTCTTGGCATCATTTCAATCGGACAGCAAAGATCTT GTACCTACAGGGGTTGGCACTTCTTTTCCCAGAATCCCAGTGGTCTACCTTGAAGCCGGATTTGCTTTGTTAAAAGCTCAGAAATATAGGGAGGTTCTTGTGATCTGTGAAGAGGTCATTACCAGTACTGTGGACTTCATCCCTGACAGACTGCTGCTTGATCTGCACATGGAAAATCAGCAAACAGGTGGACCAACAGCTGTGAGTCCAGATTCTAATGCTGTGTTAGAAAATGTGGACTTTGTGTCATGGGCTGGTGCAGCCCATCTTCTTCAAGCACAAACTTACTGGAAGCTGAAGGATACCAAAGAGGCAATTACAAATTTTACAAG aGCTATCAATCAACTTGTGAAGGTGTTTATAACGCAGAAAG ACTGGAAACAAAGAAATCTTggaaacactgaagaaatggtCAATAGAATGTTGACTTTAGAAGCAGCAAAAGGACAATCTCTAGCTGGTAGGGGGCTTTGCTTCCTGGAAAAAGGTCAATTGAAAGAGGCATTGAGAGATCTTCATCTCAGTCTACAGATTTTTCCAG GTTGCAGGAACACTGAGATGTGGCTTACTGAAGTCTTATGGAGGCTTGATCGCAGAGAAGAAGCTTCAGTACACTGGAGAGAGAGCTATAATTCTACAGATACCACTAAGTCAAA aAACCTACCACTATATTTGCAAGCATGGCAAGATGATTCAGCTTTTGACTTCTGTGGCCTTAAGAAGAAAATAGAGGAGCACGTTCAAGCCGGCAATGTAATAACATAG
- the fancg gene encoding Fanconi anemia group G protein isoform X3, with translation MSVSPCLVDRWTEENNAIIVRWKQYERELQPMQDVWKRCYSESFKLLRKIQGIPAASERLKLEMTVSYNTFLFSLSLTHPSEIEKNLTCTLLRVLEAAGSQVLSSDPFKLWQVGLQTFGTSVYAPYLHKLLLIQWMLWLMEGQLERILTLLAQTNHKGELLAPVNLQTEIRNLALSMEEDSLLMVARAARDLKDLLHICTVIAHGVEQMNKEKYSEALEAFQEAKDLPSPRRLMAQIHTLTGQSLSKLDQPHCALHFYRKALEVDVSCHSALYQSALVFRKLCNPKAEIEALRLLYSAVQQQSDKCPSSASLVSPDLLLGGEQMTFINRVPSPSLILYTLAHACVLNGCFSDGVEYYLDLLASFQSDSKDLVPTGVGTSFPRIPVVYLEAGFALLKAQKYREVLVICEEVITSTVDFIPDRLLLDLHMENQQTGGPTAVSPDSNAVLENVDFVSWAGAAHLLQAQTYWKLKDTKEAITNFTRAINQLVKVFITQKVKPTDWKQRNLGNTEEMVNRMLTLEAAKGQSLAGRGLCFLEKGQLKEALRDLHLSLQIFPGCRNTEMWLTEVLWRLDRREEASVHWRESYNSTDTTKSKNLPLYLQAWQDDSAFDFCGLKKKIEEHVQAGNVIT, from the exons ATGTCTGTCTCTCCGTGTTTAGTTGACAGATGGACAGAAGAGAACAACGCCATAATTGTCAGGTGGAAG CAATATGAACGAGAACTTCAACCGATGCAGGATGTTTGGAAACGATGCTATTCAGAAAGCTTTAAACTGCTTCGGAAAATTCAAG GTATACCAGCAGCTTCAGAACGACTCAAACTTGAAATGACAGTCTCATACAACACGTTTTTATTCTCTCTGAGTCTCACCCACCCAAGTGAGATAGAGAAGAATCTCACCTGCACTTTATTAAGAG TATTGGAGGCTGCTGGATCTCAGGTCCTCAGCTCTGATCCGTTTAAGTTGTGGCAGGTTGGTCTGCAGACTTTCGGCACATCGGTCTATGCACCGTATCTCCACAAGCTTCTGTTGATCCAGTGGATGTTATGGCTAATGGAGGGTCAGCTAGAGAGAATTCTTACTCTTCTGGCACAGACAAATCACAAG GGAGAGCTTTTAGCACCTGTGAATCTACAGACAGAGATCAGAAACCTTGCACTGAGCATGGAGGAGGATTCCTTGCTAATGGTTGCCAGGGCTGCAAGAGACCTCAAGGATCTTTTGCACATCTGCACTGTTATTGCTCATG GGGTGGAACAGATGAACAAGGAGAAATATTCGGAGGCTCTTGAAGCTTTTCAGGAGGCTAAAGACCTGCCAAGTCCCAGAAGACTCATGGCACAGATCCACACTCTTACAGGCCAAAGTTTGTCTAAGCTG GATCAGCCCCATTGTGCTCTTCACTTTTATAGGAAGGCTTTGGAAGTAGACGTTTCTTGCCACAGTGCGCTCTATCAAAGTGCACTGGTATTCAGAAAGCTTTGTAATCCAAAAGCAGAAATAGAGGCGCTACGTCTTCTTTATTCT GCTGTACAGCAACAGTCTGATAAATGTCCATCTAGTGCTTCACTGGTCTCTCCAGATTTACTGCTGGGAGGGGAACAGATGACCTTTATTAACAGAGTCCCCTCCCCCTCTCTGATTTTGTACACTTTGGCACATGCATGTGTCCTCAATGGCTG TTTTTCAGATGGTGTTGAGTATTATCTGGATCTCTTGGCATCATTTCAATCGGACAGCAAAGATCTT GTACCTACAGGGGTTGGCACTTCTTTTCCCAGAATCCCAGTGGTCTACCTTGAAGCCGGATTTGCTTTGTTAAAAGCTCAGAAATATAGGGAGGTTCTTGTGATCTGTGAAGAGGTCATTACCAGTACTGTGGACTTCATCCCTGACAGACTGCTGCTTGATCTGCACATGGAAAATCAGCAAACAGGTGGACCAACAGCTGTGAGTCCAGATTCTAATGCTGTGTTAGAAAATGTGGACTTTGTGTCATGGGCTGGTGCAGCCCATCTTCTTCAAGCACAAACTTACTGGAAGCTGAAGGATACCAAAGAGGCAATTACAAATTTTACAAG aGCTATCAATCAACTTGTGAAGGTGTTTATAACGCAGAAAG TTAAACCTACAGACTGGAAACAAAGAAATCTTggaaacactgaagaaatggtCAATAGAATGTTGACTTTAGAAGCAGCAAAAGGACAATCTCTAGCTGGTAGGGGGCTTTGCTTCCTGGAAAAAGGTCAATTGAAAGAGGCATTGAGAGATCTTCATCTCAGTCTACAGATTTTTCCAG GTTGCAGGAACACTGAGATGTGGCTTACTGAAGTCTTATGGAGGCTTGATCGCAGAGAAGAAGCTTCAGTACACTGGAGAGAGAGCTATAATTCTACAGATACCACTAAGTCAAA aAACCTACCACTATATTTGCAAGCATGGCAAGATGATTCAGCTTTTGACTTCTGTGGCCTTAAGAAGAAAATAGAGGAGCACGTTCAAGCCGGCAATGTAATAACATAG